AGGCTCAGCACGAGGCACCTTCTCATGCCATGTGAGTCCAGACATGTGCTGTAGACAGTTAATGTAGTTTTCTGCTCACATCGCTTATTTTGTCATAGACAATAGAGAACTATACGCGTGAGGAGTGTACGAGAGTGATATATTGCAGCTTTGGTAATAACTTTAGGAAAAACTGACCACACAGAGTCGCAAACTCACATGCAGActtacacacattctctctctctctctctctctctctctcacacacacacacacacacacacacacttatataggctacacactctctttcacacacaaacacacgagaGCTGATTTAAGTAAAAGCTTGGCTGTATAGTTTTTGTCTGTCACACCCCTCTTTCACAATCCTTCCCTTTATTATTTTCAAGTTCCTCCGGTTCGCTCCATCTAGGATGTGATTGGCCTAATAGTTCTCAGACACTGTAAGGTCAACAGTAATAATCTGTGTCTGATCCAAGCAATTATGCTatgatttctctgtgtgtgtgtgtgtgtgtgtgtgtgtgtgtgtgtgtgtgtgcgtgcatgtggggGTGTGTGACTCACACCCTTCCTGTTGACGAGGTGTGTGCTAACCAAAAGAGAGCAAGAGCCCATTTTCATTTCCCCTAAAGAGGAACGAGCTAGAatttaagaagaagaagaagaagaaacctCCAAAAGGAACACAAAGGACCCTGGGTTGGGTTTGAGTTAGAGGGGCTGCAGACATTGTGCAGCAATTGATAACTCCAGATGCATTTGATCTGTTTCATTCAACTGTAATGTCAGGTTTTCACTTCTCAACAGTTTTAAGACCAAGGAAGGACCGATGTACCAGCGGAAGACTACAATAAAGCAGAAACTGTGATACACTTAGCCACTGTGAAATTCAATGGCCTCATTTAGACTCATTTATACAAGGTTAGACACATTTAGCCATGCAGAAACCCATAATcagaagatgctttctgaattcATACTTTGCTGGTGTGAATTATACCATGACAGTTCACACAATGTCCAACTTCATCTTCTGCTTCATGTCATGCATACTGCATGTTTCCTGTAAATTATTTGCGTAGTGACAATTTAGCAAGCTATGAAAATGCTTTGTTCCTTCATCTGACATAAACatgctctcacacatacaccacctcacacacacacacacacacacacatacacacacacacacacacacacacacacacacacacacacacacacacacacacacacacacacacaacactgatgGCTTACTCATTCAGTTCATTTGAATTTCTGGGTGGCCTTGTAAAGGTTTAATAATGACTACAGTGTTGCGAATAAACCAAACAATGACCAAGGACAACCAGTGTAGTCCACACAAAATAACACCATGTTTTGAGGTTAGTTAGATGACAtgacatttcagttttattcaaGGGAAATTCTGAACTGGTCTTACTgagatgcagatgcagagtATGGGATGAACTCAAGCACACAAGAGCACATACAAAAGGGCAGCTGTTATTTAACAGCTGCTGGTCATGCTTGTTTAACACAGCAGGGCAGTGGGGCCTCTTAaccctatccacacacacacacacacacacttaagtatTTAGATTCAGCAGACTCACAGCCACACATTACAGTCgggatgcatgcatgcaaaaaCCAACTGGTGCGCAAACATTTTCTGCACAGCGGGAAAGGTTCACGGATAGCTCACACTAAcaagtggtagagagagagagagagagagaaagagagcaacaaagacaaaaaaatcatAAGTTTTTTCCTATAAGTGAAATAGACTGAATACACatttgtgattttgtttttcagtaAATCAAATCTGCTTCAAGGCCCACTTATCTCATTACCGCTGTAATTGAGCAAATTCTGACATGGATTGATTTCTAATTAGGCAATTCAATAAGGCACATGGCATCTGCGCAGAGGGGCTAGCTCGTGTGTGTGAGACCGTGTGAgcgtgccatgtgtgtgtttttcttttttttttttgtcatgtttcCAGCAGCTGAAAGACAAAACAGGATGTGGTTATCGTCATAGAGATGAGCGTTCCCTTTCAGCCAATAACACTCAAGCTTGTGAGTTTGAACAGAGAAAAGCTCTGACAATGCAAacaccacacagagagagccaaGCACAAAAGGCGCTGCAACCAAGCTGCATTACAGGGATCTGTTTAATGCAACATTCTCATGGACCCCCGGAAAGCTCTAAAGATTCTGTGGACTGGGCTGCAGGCATCTACACAGTTTGACTGAGAAAACTTCTCCCCAGCAAGCATAGTGACACTctcaacatcaacacacacgcacacacacaaagaccacaGCAGGAGCCTACGGCAGCTGAAGACAATACTCTCTGTGAACCCTGAGCCTCTAAAAATAAGAGTCTTCCACTTCCCTATTTTTTTctacctccttccctccctgtttcgcacacacacacacacacactcgatctGCCTGCAGCAGGATTTGAAAACTTGGCATGAGGCCAGACGGCTTCCCTCAAAAGTATTCACGTGTGGAATGCACGTGGCCCTGTGTGTTGCTATTAGTTGGTCCTCCCCCGTAACTCCACTTGGTTTTGTATCTTTACTTTATGCACGAGAGTTAGCGTGTGAGGAAAAATTGTGAATCAAGTCACATGCATGACCTATAACCTCCCTTATGCATTTGTGCTTGAAAACACACCCATACTAAATCTCACTCAACATGTAATGGTACACAAAATTCACGGTTCGGTGTGTACTTCGGTTTTGAAGTGAGCTACAGTGAGCCTGTAGACACTGCCAACCTAAAATTTACTGACAAGATCACCGACGTGCAACAGAAAtaggtgtcaaatgttttttttttacattaattGCCTAAACTGACATAATGGTCCGCCACTTAATATGCGTGGGAACTCAAATTTTAAACCtggtccgaaaaaaaaaaatccctactGCGGATTACTGTTGAAGACAGAAATTTAGTACATTACTACCCCCCTCACACAGAAGAACTGTCATATACACAAATGCTCACGTTCTCAcgcacacttccacacacactttacacaggCAAAGGTTTTGCTAGGGCACGTCATGGGAGTAGTGGAGAATTAACCGGCCCCTCCCCTGTGGTGGAGttcaggaatgtgtgtgtgggcacgtgCAAACGACTTCAGGCCCCAGCTTGGCGGGAGGATTTGAAAATGGATTGAACACAAGCACTGTTCGCCAGTGACTGTTTCTAAAATTGGGTCAGAGTTTCCCTCCCTGGGAATGTTTTTGATATGGAAGCACAAAACAGATACCACCGCATGTTAGAACTGTAAGTAGGACAAAACTAGGCTTAAAATTCTGTCCAGATGTTTATTCTCGCCACACACATCTCCTccagtacaacacacacaagatatACACATCTGAGGTCTCCACACAGTACCACATTTGTACATATTCACAGCCAAATGTACAGCAATATTCACAATGTAATTACAAaacctcacaacacacacactacaatagaGGTCTCCAGGGGGGAACAAGGgagaagggagaaaaaaaaaaaaaaaaaaaaaaaaaaaaaaaaaaaaacatcacaagcAAAAGGTGATATTACAGGCCGTCCTGCAGCATTCCAATCAGACCTCGCTACTTCCCTGGAACACTTGTTAGTCAGTcacttagcacacacacacacacacacacacacacacacacacaccccaaacctCTCCAGTCTCCCTAAACATTTCAAGTTTCAGTAATGGGTAAGTACAATACAAGGTTAACACCACAAGTCCCAGTCAGTGCAAAGCACAAGGAagatggaggggtgggggcaggttGGAGAAGTGGTTAGCTTCTTACAAGGATTTCCTGGACAGTCTGTGTGTACATGGCATCAGCCTTTTtgaaagaaaatgtaagcatgaATAACTTATATGATAAATATTTCAGGGAGACAAGCCCTGCCAAATAAATAATTCTAATAGATAGTAGAAATAAAATCACAATAACCTACACACTACATCTCCATGACGCatgtgtacacagacacactcgaGAGAATCCTTGATAAAAACTTTTGAAAGACCTTAgaatggagcacacacacatggacactgaCCATTAATATAACATTCTCACCGTAGCAGTGAGAAATCCTAAATTAGCCAAATAAAATGGAAACGATTTTAAAACACAAAACTTAAACTGAAGTCAGCACTTTAACTCAATTCAAAACATTACAATAAGTGCTTCAATTAAAAAGGGAAACATTTGAACCTGAGCTGAAATATTTCTGAATAAGAGTTGGTGTGTGCGTGGGCGTGTTTGTGGAGAGTATATGGAGTACAGTATGTATGCGCAAAGGAGGATGCACAAATGGAAGTGTGTGCTGAAGTAGAATGTTGTTAAAATGGCAGTGAGAATGAgaatgtatgagtgagtgagtaggaCTACTGAGTGTGGTCAGAGCTTTTTCAGGCGACTGTAAAGGTCTCGTTTGCTGCGCTCCCCAGCCCATGTGCGACTCTTAAGCCGGAACTTTCTCAGGTCTTCCCTGTAGTCCTCATGGTGCATCGGCCGGTATGACTGCGGCTCACACTCCAACTGCACAAACCAACGCAGACAAAAATTAGGGTTGTCACTACACCAAAAAGGTGTTCAAATAAGTCAAATTCAAGCAATTTCTTTGCCGTACCAACAAGCACTTTGCCTACATTTCTCGTCTTAGTAGACAACACCACgatacaaaaaacacacacacacctggtgaaGGGGGAAGAACTCCTTGTAGCCCCCCTTGAGGACGTAGAGCTCAGGGTAGTGGAGGTGGGGGTACTCGTTGAGGGCCCGGTCACGCTCACGCACAAAGCGCGCCATGCGGGGCCCACGTTCTGAGGAGAACTCGCAGTGGAACACGATCACCACCCGCTTCCCCTGGCATGATGGGACAATGGGCGTCTTCATCAGGAAGTCCTCAATTTGCTCCTCCTGGTGCAGGTTTAACGCACCCTTGATGTGACCGCCTTCGAACTCGTATGGGTACCGACAGTCGATGACGATCACACGCTCCACAAGCTCGTTGAATCTCCCATCAAGCGCTGCCACCATCTGAAACACgtgcacaaaacaaacacacgtcAGCATACAATGACTGGataagagtgacaggaagtgacatcatgAACAGGAAGCACCACTGTGGGGATGAGATATAagcagaaagagggaggggtaTTTATATCTCCACTCACCATATCAGGCGTGATGTACTTCAGGTCCTGGTGTTTGCCATCAACAGTGGGCAAAGCAAAGGGCTGtgcaaagaaagagaaagttaATCTCtccagttcagccaacacaatTACAATGTCATGGTGCAGCAAGCAAGTCAGCAAGTCAAATAAATATTTCTGACTTTCAAGAGTCTTGGAACATGGGTGAGGTGTGGTGAGGGCATGTAACTCACCTTGGTGAAATCTCCAATGAAGTTGTTGGTGTCGCTGTCCAGCAGCTTCTCAATCTCAGTCTGGCAGAATGACTTTGATCTTTGAACCTGAGCACATGCCTGCAGAGTGGGAAAACCAGATTTAAAACACAAGGTCTAAAGAGGGAAGGGTGGTAAGAGcttgtgtgtgcaagcatgtgtgtttCAACAGGAGGACACGCTCATCTATAGCTGATTAGAAACAAATCACAAACAATACATTAAACTATGCCTGGGGCACCTTATAAATGGCCATTTCATTGTACACATTCAAATAGTAAACACCCAACTGGTTTGCTGATCATTCAGACAATGAGTAATGTATTGCACAGAGTATGGAAAAATATGATGGCAGCGATTCATACCGTCTGTTGGGGCTGTTCAATTTCCTCTGAGAAGTGCGTGCCGGCCAGACTGCGCCTCCTCTTCACCCTGGTTGGCGTGTTGTCGTCCAGGCGCTCTTGCCTCTTGAGTTGAAAGCGCACCTGTGGGTTGGGCATGGACGGCGAACGGAAGAGACCCCGCGGCCGACACCGAATCAACGGCTGgtggagggagacacacacacacacacacacacacacacacacacacgtcaggcaTTTATCAGAGACCTGTTTGACCAATGTGGTAGATGGCTAGCGAGGGAGGCTACCTACCAGGCCAATGTCCTCTGCGGGTTGTCTGGTGGTCACCAGGGGAGCCGTGAGGAGACTGGCCATGCCCACCGGAACGTCTGACTCATTCTGAGAAAGAAAAGTAAGAGAATGACCAAGTGTTCACATGCATACCCTCATATGAAaatgtgcactcacacacgcagagaTGAAAACTAACAAAgggcaaaactgtcacatccataacggcaacaCAATGCTAttgtatttagttggcgttatggacgtgacagttttgcgtggaattgcacCATAACAAACATTGGTTGATTGCAACAcctctagaacacacacacaaacctccatGTCATCCAGGACATCAAGGAAGCCATCGTCATCGTCGTCCTGGAGACTGCTGGTGAGCGAGGAGCGCCGCAGGAAGAGGGGGCTGCTGTCGTCTAGTGAAGCAAAGTGACTGGTGGAGGGTGGGGAGAGCTGGAGGGGGAAAGAAGTTTTTCACTAATGGACCCAGAGAGGTTACACAGAATGGGTAAAAACTAAGATCACGaaagtatggaccctttcaacaaggtaaacacaaacaatgcttgaacattctatttgggccccaatctacttcctctggattaagataacatatggaatgttaaaaaggaagtcttgtggggccaactatgatgctgataatgacctcctgaaagggtccatacaagATTATGTCTTGGCATTATTGAGAAGGTGGTCAGTTTGTTTGCTTGGTATTTCctagctaaggtctcctctgcagtGTCTCATATGCCATTCTATTGCTATAAGTCGCTTTGGAAAAACacctgccaaatgaataaatgtaaatgcttGTAAGTACCATAAGTGCAGGAGCAGAATTGGGTCGTGGAGCAAAAGCATCTCTGTTGGGGCTAGAGCGGAGGCGGGAGCGCGAGACTGGGAGCGATGGCTTCTTAAACACGGAGCCATCCTGCAACATAAGGAGAAAAATAtattagaagaaaaaaaaaaaaaaaaactaactgcTAACAGCCAACAATCACATGTGTACATagaaacaacatgtacagaagTACACACCTGTATGTTTTCCTTGTTGGAGTCAGAGTGAGCCTGAGTGAAGATGCCAAAGCTTCGGGGGTCTAAATCCTTTTTCTTAAATGTGGGGCTCTCTCCCAACAACCGAGTCTACAGACAAAAAGAGCTTGTAAGCACACTAGCAATGTTGTACGCATATAAACAGGCACAGATTGTGCACTAAGCAAAGAACAATAAAAAACCTTTTTGACTTACCGGAAGGGAATGGATTCTTCTAATAGGCACCTTCCTGCAAGAGCAATAAGAGTGGGCAAAAATTGTTTTAATTACTCAGCTGAGAAACATAACAGAAAAACTCCCAGTGGGACTGACTGTGGATAACGCATCAGGATATTCCCCATGGATCAGTCTTACAGCGTTACACTAACCACAACTGAAATCAATAAGGAGAAACTACTCACTCGTTGCCTTGTTCGCCCACTCTTTGCATGGCCTTTTCAAACCTAAAaccagggagaaaaaaaaaaaaa
Above is a genomic segment from Alosa alosa isolate M-15738 ecotype Scorff River chromosome 19, AALO_Geno_1.1, whole genome shotgun sequence containing:
- the cdc25b gene encoding M-phase inducer phosphatase 2, whose amino-acid sequence is MEMPQDAEFSPFNLHQDRRPDRNPRLSKLSLPELNAKASPCMKNLFASPTVLSPVTNLALNMTNLAVLGSQCETPKRKKNVPLLKIPSYASDASSDAGLGMDSPGPIDTVDVELTFEKAMQRVGEQGNEKVPIRRIHSLPTRLLGESPTFKKKDLDPRSFGIFTQAHSDSNKENIQDGSVFKKPSLPVSRSRLRSSPNRDAFAPRPNSAPALMLSPPSTSHFASLDDSSPLFLRRSSLTSSLQDDDDDGFLDVLDDMENESDVPVGMASLLTAPLVTTRQPAEDIGLPLIRCRPRGLFRSPSMPNPQVRFQLKRQERLDDNTPTRVKRRRSLAGTHFSEEIEQPQQTACAQVQRSKSFCQTEIEKLLDSDTNNFIGDFTKPFALPTVDGKHQDLKYITPDMMVAALDGRFNELVERVIVIDCRYPYEFEGGHIKGALNLHQEEQIEDFLMKTPIVPSCQGKRVVIVFHCEFSSERGPRMARFVRERDRALNEYPHLHYPELYVLKGGYKEFFPLHQLECEPQSYRPMHHEDYREDLRKFRLKSRTWAGERSKRDLYSRLKKL